A portion of the Pectobacterium brasiliense genome contains these proteins:
- a CDS encoding ornithine decarboxylase — MKQLKIAANAAVGTRLTTTREIVALSQTDFTDVAAVVVSIEEARSGILSILQHTGFSIPAFVEEPDEDKELDVLPAGSEWLILDDEGEHANVLERAAKAYQDALLPPFFDTLTKYVNMKNTTFACPGHQGGQFFRKHPAGRQFFEFYGENVFRSDICNADVKLGDLLIHEGAAKKAQKHAARVFNADKTYFVLNGTSSANKVVTNALLARGDLVLFDRNNHKSNHHGALIQAGATPVYLETVRNPFGFIGGVDAHCFDEAYLRKLIAEVAPERANEPRPFRLAVIQLGTYDGTIYNARQVVDSIGHLCDYILFDSAWVGYEQFIPMMEQCSPLLLDLNENDPGIFVTQSVHKQQAGFSQTSQIHKKDTHIKGQRRFCNHKQLNNAFMLHASTSPFYPLFAALDVNAKMHEGASGRRMWMDCVKLGIEARKQLLTRCSLIKPFVPVTVGGALWQDHDTETIAQDVRFFNFEPGEKWHAFEGYAEDQYFIDPCKLLLTTPGIDAISGDYTEFGIPATILANYLREHGIIPEKCDMNSILFLLTPAEDAVKMQELVNALVHFETLIARDAPLSEVLPSLYQKYKERYRGYRLRRLCQEMHDFYAQHNVKDLQKAMFRKTEFPSVVMLPQDANREFVRGNIELIPIDEAEGRIAAEGALPYPPGVLCVVPGETWGGAVQRYFLALEAGINLLPGFSPELQGVYSVAEEDGSKRLYGYVVEE; from the coding sequence ATGAAACAGTTAAAAATTGCGGCGAATGCAGCGGTTGGCACCCGTTTAACCACAACGCGTGAGATTGTCGCGTTGAGTCAGACTGACTTCACGGATGTGGCGGCGGTCGTGGTTTCTATTGAGGAAGCCCGTAGCGGCATTTTGTCGATATTGCAGCACACCGGTTTTAGTATTCCGGCGTTTGTCGAAGAGCCTGATGAAGATAAAGAGTTAGATGTTCTGCCTGCGGGTAGCGAATGGCTGATTCTCGATGACGAAGGCGAGCACGCCAACGTGTTAGAGCGAGCGGCGAAAGCTTATCAGGACGCGCTGCTGCCGCCGTTTTTCGATACGCTGACCAAATACGTCAACATGAAAAACACGACGTTTGCCTGTCCGGGGCATCAGGGCGGCCAGTTCTTCCGCAAGCACCCGGCGGGGCGTCAGTTTTTTGAGTTTTACGGTGAGAACGTGTTTCGTTCGGACATCTGTAACGCAGACGTCAAACTGGGCGATTTGTTGATTCACGAAGGGGCGGCGAAGAAGGCGCAGAAGCACGCTGCGCGCGTGTTTAATGCCGATAAAACCTATTTCGTGTTGAATGGCACGTCCTCGGCGAACAAAGTGGTGACAAATGCGTTGCTGGCACGCGGCGATCTGGTGCTGTTTGACCGCAACAACCATAAATCCAACCATCACGGTGCGCTGATTCAGGCGGGCGCGACGCCAGTTTATCTGGAAACTGTGCGCAATCCGTTTGGCTTTATCGGCGGCGTGGATGCGCACTGTTTTGATGAAGCCTATCTGCGTAAGCTGATCGCGGAAGTCGCGCCGGAACGTGCCAACGAGCCGCGCCCGTTCCGTCTGGCCGTCATCCAGCTTGGCACCTATGACGGCACGATTTATAACGCGCGTCAGGTCGTCGATAGCATCGGGCACCTGTGCGACTACATTCTGTTTGACTCCGCCTGGGTCGGCTACGAGCAGTTTATCCCGATGATGGAGCAGTGTTCGCCGCTGTTGCTGGATCTGAATGAGAACGATCCGGGGATTTTCGTGACGCAGTCGGTGCATAAACAGCAGGCGGGCTTCTCCCAGACCTCGCAGATCCACAAGAAAGATACGCATATCAAAGGCCAGCGCCGTTTCTGCAACCATAAGCAACTGAATAACGCTTTTATGCTGCACGCCTCGACCAGCCCGTTTTACCCATTGTTCGCCGCGTTGGACGTCAATGCCAAAATGCACGAAGGGGCAAGCGGGCGTCGTATGTGGATGGACTGCGTGAAGCTGGGCATTGAGGCGCGTAAGCAGCTACTGACGCGTTGTTCGCTCATCAAACCGTTCGTGCCTGTGACGGTGGGCGGGGCGCTTTGGCAGGATCACGATACGGAGACCATCGCGCAGGACGTGCGCTTCTTCAACTTTGAGCCGGGTGAGAAATGGCATGCGTTCGAAGGATACGCGGAGGATCAGTATTTTATCGATCCTTGTAAATTACTGCTGACAACGCCGGGTATTGATGCGATTAGCGGCGATTATACTGAATTTGGTATTCCGGCGACGATCCTTGCCAACTACCTGCGCGAGCACGGCATCATCCCTGAAAAATGCGACATGAACTCGATCTTGTTCCTGCTAACGCCAGCGGAAGACGCTGTAAAAATGCAGGAGCTGGTGAATGCGCTGGTGCATTTCGAAACGCTGATCGCCCGCGATGCGCCTCTGAGCGAAGTGCTGCCTAGCCTGTATCAAAAATACAAAGAGCGTTATCGCGGTTACCGGCTGCGTCGGCTGTGTCAGGAAATGCATGATTTTTACGCCCAGCACAACGTGAAAGATCTGCAAAAAGCGATGTTCCGCAAAACCGAGTTTCCGTCCGTGGTGATGTTGCCGCAGGATGCCAACAGGGAATTTGTGCGCGGGAATATCGAGCTGATTCCTATCGACGAAGCAGAAGGACGTATCGCAGCAGAAGGCGCATTGCCGTATCCGCCGGGCGTATTGTGTGTCGTGCCGGGGGAAACCTGGGGCGGGGCGGTACAGCGCTATTTTCTGGCGCTGGAAGCGGGCATTAACCTGCTGCCGGGCTTCTCTCCGGAATTGCAGGGCGTTTACAGCGTCGCGGAAGAAGATGGCAGCAAGCGTCTGTACGGTTACGTGGTAGAAGAGTAA
- a CDS encoding helix-turn-helix domain-containing protein, which translates to MDKHNWHPADIIAGLRKKGTTLAAVSRASGLASSTLANALTRHWPKGERLIACALGKRPEEIWPSRYQGMGSNHGEGEAG; encoded by the coding sequence ATGGATAAGCACAATTGGCATCCGGCAGACATTATTGCTGGTTTAAGGAAGAAAGGAACAACGTTGGCCGCGGTATCAAGAGCATCTGGATTAGCGTCTTCAACACTCGCTAATGCTTTAACGAGACACTGGCCGAAAGGTGAGAGATTAATTGCCTGCGCATTGGGAAAGCGGCCTGAGGAGATCTGGCCGTCACGCTATCAGGGGATGGGCTCGAATCATGGGGAAGGGGAGGCGGGATAG
- a CDS encoding helix-turn-helix domain-containing protein produces the protein MASIYSNEYQSVIKILREARIEKGMTQENLANALGRPQSFVAKIENGERRLDVVEFVHIAHLLSVDASTVLEKIAHKIQKDSIK, from the coding sequence ATGGCATCGATTTATTCAAATGAATATCAATCAGTTATAAAAATACTGCGAGAGGCCAGAATCGAAAAAGGCATGACCCAAGAAAATTTAGCGAACGCTTTAGGTCGACCTCAGTCTTTTGTAGCCAAAATCGAGAATGGGGAACGTAGGCTGGATGTTGTTGAATTTGTCCACATCGCTCACCTGCTATCTGTAGACGCTTCCACTGTTTTAGAAAAAATAGCGCATAAAATACAGAAAGATAGCATTAAGTAA
- a CDS encoding helix-turn-helix domain-containing protein, with protein MASVYSDEYQIVIKALREARIAKGITQVNLALALDRPQSFIAKVENGERRLDIVEFIHIARLLSLDPASIIAKIPAKHKALG; from the coding sequence ATGGCTTCTGTTTACTCTGATGAATATCAAATCGTTATCAAGGCATTACGTGAAGCACGCATTGCCAAAGGGATCACACAGGTAAACCTGGCTCTAGCGCTGGATCGTCCTCAATCGTTTATCGCTAAGGTTGAGAACGGGGAAAGAAGGTTAGATATCGTAGAATTTATCCATATCGCCCGTTTACTTTCTCTAGACCCTGCCAGCATTATTGCTAAGATCCCTGCAAAACATAAAGCGCTTGGTTAA
- the ccdA gene encoding type II toxin-antitoxin system antitoxin CcdA produces MKRRISIAVDKDGYQILSAAGVNISELVNDALGKEALRIKTEAWKKENREGMENAARFIAKNGSFADENRNLVIV; encoded by the coding sequence ATGAAACGCCGGATTAGCATTGCCGTGGACAAAGATGGCTATCAGATTCTGAGTGCTGCCGGAGTTAATATTTCCGAGCTGGTGAATGACGCCCTTGGCAAAGAAGCCCTCCGCATAAAGACTGAAGCGTGGAAGAAGGAAAACCGTGAAGGGATGGAAAACGCCGCCCGATTTATCGCAAAGAATGGTTCTTTTGCGGATGAAAACAGGAACCTGGTGATCGTGTAA
- a CDS encoding response regulator — protein sequence MWNKIKIYYYIIMSSLRAKTIYPDDIDIDMKNFFDKPSKLKIAIIDDNDFPWVQTLESKGHTVKIFKDYHKTNTKISQKKLIAYQFKTFDLIFCDIEGVGTLAYPGLDGIGVIQDLRELNPLHVVVAFTGSPARLLDPKTGKHFTSLDAVFQRDWGVDDFLLNFSNLTKIFIAPKQRWKFIRSRLVHLDLSESKITKVQKAFTQNVLLLKYLGESTDISKNEIQEIILKSEKNVDIKGVIEVAAISTKAINIASSLFIFNSFK from the coding sequence ATGTGGAACAAAATAAAAATATATTACTACATAATCATGTCATCTTTGCGGGCTAAGACAATATATCCTGATGATATCGATATTGATATGAAAAATTTTTTTGACAAACCAAGTAAATTAAAGATCGCGATAATTGATGATAATGATTTTCCTTGGGTCCAAACTTTAGAGAGCAAGGGTCACACAGTTAAAATATTTAAAGACTATCATAAAACAAACACAAAAATTTCACAAAAGAAATTGATAGCATACCAATTTAAAACTTTCGATTTAATATTTTGCGATATCGAAGGTGTTGGAACTTTGGCATATCCAGGTTTGGACGGGATCGGTGTAATACAAGACCTACGCGAATTAAATCCCTTACATGTGGTAGTGGCCTTCACAGGAAGCCCCGCTAGACTTTTAGATCCTAAGACAGGGAAACATTTTACTTCTCTAGATGCAGTTTTTCAGCGAGATTGGGGCGTTGATGATTTTTTGCTTAACTTCAGTAATTTGACTAAAATATTTATAGCACCAAAACAAAGGTGGAAATTTATTAGAAGTCGTTTAGTTCATTTAGATCTAAGCGAATCAAAAATCACAAAAGTACAAAAAGCATTTACACAAAATGTATTATTATTGAAATATTTAGGAGAAAGCACAGATATTTCAAAAAATGAGATACAAGAAATAATTTTAAAGTCTGAAAAGAATGTAGACATTAAGGGTGTTATTGAAGTTGCAGCTATTTCCACTAAAGCAATAAATATAGCAAGTTCATTGTTTATTTTTAATTCATTCAAATAA
- a CDS encoding sensor histidine kinase encodes MSNSVEWAQIFERYRHLSRDFQQKFQSIQGRLSIEKYENSDSVIKKVRTELEELDEVFQDFNSWLYISLLENLEEAKNNNAVGLLEIPSKIQRIKIKMKNKLQDKRIKIETDFDEKIAISTYITFFEQLINLIFQNAFKYSPSGSSINISTTNKSDYILLEISSPGPVVENSEIHSLTTKGFRANAAINSDIPGEGYGLYNCKRISDLLNINIDFKSQSTKRYTFNEIGYCNFTVTLKIPYEINP; translated from the coding sequence ATGTCTAATTCAGTTGAATGGGCACAGATATTCGAAAGATATAGACATCTCTCAAGAGATTTTCAACAAAAATTCCAATCTATCCAAGGGAGATTGTCTATTGAAAAATATGAAAACAGTGACTCTGTAATAAAAAAAGTAAGAACGGAACTTGAAGAACTTGACGAGGTTTTTCAAGATTTCAACTCATGGCTTTATATCAGCTTACTTGAAAATCTAGAAGAAGCAAAAAACAATAATGCCGTCGGACTTTTAGAAATACCATCAAAAATACAAAGAATAAAAATAAAAATGAAGAATAAACTTCAGGACAAAAGAATAAAAATAGAGACTGACTTTGATGAAAAAATAGCCATATCCACTTATATTACATTCTTTGAGCAATTAATAAACCTTATTTTCCAAAATGCTTTTAAATACTCCCCAAGTGGCTCATCAATAAATATTTCAACAACTAACAAAAGTGACTATATTTTACTAGAAATTTCTTCACCTGGCCCTGTAGTTGAAAACTCTGAAATTCATAGCCTCACAACAAAGGGATTCAGAGCTAATGCAGCCATTAATTCGGATATTCCAGGAGAGGGATATGGATTATATAACTGCAAACGCATATCGGACCTTCTAAATATAAATATAGATTTTAAATCCCAATCAACAAAAAGGTATACTTTTAATGAAATTGGATATTGTAACTTTACAGTTACTCTAAAAATCCCCTATGAAATAAATCCATAA
- a CDS encoding AraC family transcriptional regulator, translating to MTVQSPDLISELLRGMRLSGVTYRRIETHAPFGVAFHYVPGKAQFHFVSQGTALLRMESGATFVLKSGDALFIPNGNSHALLSDEKADVTPVSAFPSEPICNSVCAIDCEPCPDTENTVIFSGCMDFELGGMQPLIKAMPEVMMVSRLMSTWPEIHPILAAMERESMTRQVGFAGILARLADVVAALIVRGWVEAGCGKATGWVQVLRDPRLSRAIYAMHQNPGVNWSVAELAKEAGTSRSVFAERFLFATGTTPVKYLSELRMRLAVQYIRHEHQPIETVALRLGYGSLAAFSRAFKRIVGHAPGTLREISQVSEEV from the coding sequence ATGACCGTTCAGTCACCCGATTTGATCAGCGAGCTTCTGCGTGGGATGCGTCTTTCCGGGGTGACATATCGTCGAATTGAAACCCACGCTCCCTTTGGTGTGGCGTTCCACTACGTGCCTGGCAAGGCGCAGTTTCATTTTGTCAGCCAGGGTACAGCGCTGCTGCGCATGGAGAGTGGCGCGACGTTTGTGCTAAAAAGTGGGGACGCGCTGTTTATCCCCAACGGGAATTCGCATGCGTTGCTCTCTGATGAAAAGGCTGACGTCACACCGGTGTCGGCATTTCCCAGCGAACCGATTTGCAATTCGGTGTGTGCGATTGACTGCGAACCCTGCCCAGACACCGAAAACACGGTGATCTTCAGTGGATGCATGGATTTTGAGCTGGGTGGAATGCAGCCGCTGATCAAAGCGATGCCGGAAGTCATGATGGTGAGCCGCCTGATGTCGACCTGGCCGGAAATCCATCCGATTCTTGCGGCCATGGAACGTGAGTCGATGACGCGTCAGGTGGGCTTCGCCGGCATTCTGGCGCGACTGGCTGATGTGGTCGCGGCGCTCATCGTGCGCGGATGGGTTGAAGCTGGCTGCGGTAAAGCAACGGGCTGGGTGCAGGTATTGCGTGACCCGAGGCTGAGCCGGGCGATTTACGCGATGCATCAGAATCCGGGCGTCAACTGGAGCGTCGCGGAACTGGCAAAAGAGGCGGGCACCTCCCGTTCCGTCTTTGCCGAGCGGTTTCTCTTCGCAACCGGAACTACGCCCGTAAAATATCTCAGCGAACTGCGCATGCGCTTAGCTGTCCAGTACATCCGTCATGAACATCAGCCGATTGAAACGGTGGCGCTACGTCTGGGTTACGGATCGCTGGCGGCGTTCAGTCGCGCATTTAAACGCATCGTAGGCCATGCACCGGGAACGCTGCGAGAAATCAGTCAGGTTTCTGAGGAGGTTTAA
- a CDS encoding MFS transporter produces MNSCIAASEAIAPTKPAWRAVYSLGLGVFGLITAEFLPASLLTPMAASLGVTEGMAGQAVTATAIVALVTGLLITPATKSIDRRWVLMFFSVLQIISSLLVAFAPNLHVLLFGRLLLGIAIGGFWAMSTATAMRLVPKDKVPKALAVIFSSVSIATVVAAPLGSYLGSLIGWRNVFILCILPSVVALFWQLWVLPSMKPESSGSLGTLFRVLRRPGMIGGLLATVLIFSGHFAFFTYLRPFLETVGQASVENISLILLGFGLANFVGTSIAGYLLARNLRLTLALVPFVMGVLALTMAAFGHLAILDGLLVAMWGFAFGLVPVGWSTWLATTVPDEAESAGGLLVASIQFAIGAGAAGGGVIFDLNGASGVFAGSGLLLVSAMVIVFAGVRVRAQ; encoded by the coding sequence ATGAATTCATGTATAGCGGCAAGTGAGGCCATCGCGCCCACCAAACCCGCCTGGCGAGCCGTTTATTCACTGGGACTGGGGGTATTTGGCCTGATTACGGCTGAGTTTCTACCAGCCAGTTTATTAACGCCGATGGCAGCAAGTCTAGGCGTCACGGAGGGAATGGCAGGCCAGGCGGTGACTGCGACGGCGATAGTCGCGCTGGTGACCGGCTTGCTCATCACGCCGGCGACCAAAAGTATCGACCGCCGCTGGGTGTTAATGTTTTTCTCGGTGCTGCAAATCATCTCCAGCCTGTTGGTGGCGTTTGCTCCCAATCTGCATGTGCTGCTATTCGGGCGCTTACTGCTGGGAATTGCCATTGGCGGGTTCTGGGCTATGTCCACCGCTACGGCGATGCGTCTTGTGCCTAAGGATAAAGTGCCAAAAGCACTCGCGGTGATCTTCTCCAGCGTCTCGATTGCCACCGTTGTTGCCGCGCCACTTGGTAGCTATCTGGGGAGTTTGATTGGCTGGCGAAACGTCTTTATTCTCTGCATTCTGCCAAGCGTTGTGGCGCTGTTTTGGCAGCTGTGGGTGTTGCCATCGATGAAGCCGGAAAGCAGCGGCAGCCTCGGAACACTGTTTCGCGTGCTGCGCCGTCCGGGCATGATCGGTGGGCTGCTGGCAACCGTGCTGATCTTCAGCGGACATTTCGCGTTCTTTACCTACCTGCGCCCGTTCCTGGAAACCGTCGGGCAGGCAAGCGTCGAAAATATTTCCCTGATTTTACTCGGCTTTGGCCTCGCCAATTTTGTCGGTACTTCGATTGCCGGTTATCTGTTGGCGCGAAACTTACGCCTGACGCTGGCACTCGTGCCCTTTGTGATGGGCGTTCTGGCACTGACCATGGCGGCCTTTGGACATCTGGCGATACTGGATGGTCTGCTGGTGGCAATGTGGGGATTTGCGTTTGGTCTGGTTCCTGTGGGCTGGTCAACCTGGCTTGCGACAACCGTACCAGACGAAGCCGAAAGCGCGGGCGGTTTACTGGTGGCATCGATCCAATTTGCGATCGGGGCTGGCGCAGCGGGTGGCGGGGTGATATTTGACCTCAACGGAGCCAGCGGTGTGTTTGCTGGCAGCGGATTATTGCTGGTATCAGCAATGGTGATTGTTTTTGCGGGCGTGCGAGTTCGCGCACAATAA